In a single window of the Penaeus chinensis breed Huanghai No. 1 chromosome 4, ASM1920278v2, whole genome shotgun sequence genome:
- the LOC125047897 gene encoding biogenesis of lysosome-related organelles complex 1 subunit 6-like yields the protein MISETMTSQAVKERNPHQGNLNTAPAVNGSGKCDVPPSLAALTAVICEHQNKLKPIEAKLKELLQHQQVLAEGLHGENDRFKEVEATFNLPALFAEVSIYSQKLIRLKAEMNSISERTTRIKRRAIRLQQQQQQKALNQEQARAEQAEREKHLIAKPAWASPPDGQ from the exons ATG ATATCAGAAACAATGACTAGTCAAGCAGTAAAGGAGAGAAACCCTCATCAGGGGAATTTAAACACTGCACCAGCAGTGAATGGGTCAGGGAAATGCGACGTCCCACCTTCTTTAGCTGCTTTAACAGCTGTCATCTGTGAACACCAAAACAAGCTGAAGCCAATTGAAGCCAAGTTAAAGGAGCTTTT ACAACATCAGCAGGTATTAGCAGAGGGTCTGCATGGTGAGAATGACCGGTTTAAGGAAGTTGAAGCCACCTTCAATTTGCCAGCATTG TTTGCGGAAGTGTCAATTTATTCCCAGAAACTAATAAGACTTAAGGCAGAGATGAATAGTATATCTGAAAGAACAACACGAATCAAG AGGAGAGCTATTCGtctgcaacagcagcagcagcagaaggccCTGAACCAAGAGCAAGCCCGGGCTGAGCAAGCGGAGCGCGAAAAGCACCTCATTGCAAAACCAGCCTGGGCTTCTCCACCAGACGGACAGTGA